The following proteins are co-located in the Desulfoscipio sp. XC116 genome:
- a CDS encoding isochorismatase: MMVFPSYYNKNKASELYLPRYDKVVQEATGIRNERKIAPAGSDQIKIALFVIDMQIGFCHPDGSLSVPGAVDDVVRLCDFIYGNLEKLSEIHLSLDTHRAYQIFHPSWWADKNGFHPAPYTIITYNDIQSGKWMPQFQPALAADYIKRLEAAGKYNLCIWPFHTMLGSIDHALMPILFEAALFHAIARKVRTNFEIKGEHPLTENYSVLSPEVKELTDGSDTLNVGSFNTKFFNALMRNDRVYIAGEASSHCVKATIEDLLDIHEANPNLVHKVYILQDCMSPVPGIPGVVDFPAIARQSLQRFKDAGMRVVNSTDSNAMDAVL; the protein is encoded by the coding sequence ATGATGGTATTCCCCAGCTATTATAACAAGAACAAAGCAAGCGAATTGTATCTGCCCCGTTATGACAAGGTGGTTCAAGAAGCCACCGGAATACGTAACGAACGGAAGATAGCGCCGGCTGGCAGCGATCAAATTAAAATAGCCTTATTTGTCATTGATATGCAAATTGGTTTTTGTCACCCTGATGGCAGCCTGTCAGTACCGGGTGCTGTTGATGATGTGGTCCGTTTATGTGATTTTATCTATGGTAACCTGGAAAAGTTGAGCGAAATCCATCTTTCTCTGGATACGCACCGGGCGTATCAGATTTTTCATCCGTCGTGGTGGGCTGATAAGAATGGCTTCCACCCTGCCCCGTATACGATTATAACTTATAACGATATTCAGTCGGGCAAATGGATGCCGCAGTTTCAACCGGCTTTGGCAGCTGATTATATCAAACGTCTTGAAGCGGCCGGCAAATATAACCTGTGTATCTGGCCCTTTCATACTATGCTTGGCAGCATAGACCATGCGTTGATGCCGATACTTTTCGAAGCCGCATTGTTTCACGCGATAGCACGCAAGGTGCGGACCAATTTCGAAATTAAAGGAGAGCATCCGCTGACAGAAAACTATAGCGTACTATCACCGGAAGTTAAAGAGTTAACCGACGGTTCCGATACACTGAATGTTGGCTCGTTTAACACCAAGTTTTTTAACGCATTGATGCGCAACGATCGGGTGTATATTGCCGGTGAGGCCTCCAGCCACTGTGTTAAAGCTACTATCGAAGATCTGCTGGATATTCATGAGGCTAATCCAAACCTGGTGCATAAGGTTTATATTCTACAGGACTGCATGAGCCCCGTACCCGGCATCCCGGGTGTTGTGGACTTCCCGGCTATTGCCCGGCAGTCATTGCAAAGATTTAAGGACGCCGGGATGCGTGTGGTAAACAGTACTGATTCTAACGCAATGGACGCAGTTCTATAA
- a CDS encoding helix-turn-helix domain-containing protein codes for MPDYDEITKQWRQSLIERIIQARTDQGLTQAQLAKKVGTQRSNISRLESGAHNPSLDFLLNVADALCMELDLVPKEKEDTAAMENLYELRLYDTPLLEFKLEERGVSLTAEITNVPDEQKHLLPLDLQLTDEGVLSWLRHRVIPKNRAFVEEILKTLGLSVGNTKGIIDVCKGLSLNDSFWVVPKGSAGTFAEYNLYENEFSEILSLVAYTGIGRINRAFTTSPELTTGGMLPKAWHRLENGEIYLYKGGTSGAANTGNEPYSEFYACQIAQAMGLNAVMYDLERWKGILSSKCRLFTDIDTAFIPIGRLVRSSSLQACLDYCAELGEDFLETVHSMLVFDAVIYNEDRHFGNFGVLRDNHAGAIIAPAPIFDNGLSLFNYAMRDDIVHLDEYAKTRFPAYGDISFERICSEVMGKAQAQRLRRLIGFKFTRHPSINWPEERLEAIEKHTQLRVRQLLGLMRQKNTPFLDR; via the coding sequence ATGCCTGATTATGATGAGATAACAAAGCAGTGGCGGCAAAGCCTGATTGAGCGGATTATACAGGCACGGACAGACCAGGGGCTGACGCAGGCGCAGCTTGCAAAAAAGGTTGGAACACAGCGTTCCAACATCTCCCGGCTGGAGAGCGGCGCGCACAATCCCTCCCTGGATTTTCTTTTGAATGTCGCTGACGCGCTGTGTATGGAATTGGATTTGGTTCCAAAGGAAAAGGAGGACACGGCTGCTATGGAAAACCTCTATGAGCTTCGATTATATGATACGCCTTTGCTGGAATTCAAGCTGGAGGAACGGGGTGTTAGTCTGACGGCAGAAATTACGAACGTGCCGGATGAGCAAAAGCATCTGCTGCCGCTGGATTTACAGCTGACCGACGAGGGCGTATTAAGCTGGCTGCGGCATCGGGTAATCCCGAAAAACCGCGCCTTTGTGGAGGAAATATTAAAGACGCTGGGGCTTTCGGTGGGAAACACTAAAGGTATCATCGACGTATGCAAGGGGCTATCCCTCAATGATAGCTTTTGGGTGGTTCCCAAGGGCTCTGCCGGGACGTTTGCGGAATACAACCTCTATGAAAACGAGTTCTCGGAAATTCTTTCGCTGGTTGCCTACACGGGCATTGGGCGGATCAACCGGGCCTTTACCACTTCTCCAGAGCTGACCACGGGCGGTATGCTGCCCAAGGCGTGGCACCGGCTGGAGAACGGCGAGATCTATTTGTATAAGGGTGGCACCAGCGGCGCGGCTAACACCGGCAATGAGCCGTACAGCGAGTTTTACGCCTGCCAGATCGCCCAAGCCATGGGCCTGAACGCCGTCATGTATGATTTGGAACGTTGGAAAGGTATTTTGTCCTCCAAGTGCAGGCTATTTACCGATATTGATACCGCCTTTATTCCTATCGGGCGGTTAGTGCGCTCCAGTAGCCTGCAGGCTTGCCTTGACTATTGCGCCGAATTGGGCGAGGATTTTCTGGAAACCGTGCACAGCATGTTGGTGTTTGACGCCGTAATCTACAACGAGGATCGGCACTTTGGCAACTTTGGCGTACTGCGGGATAACCATGCAGGCGCGATCATCGCTCCGGCTCCCATATTCGACAACGGGCTTTCGCTGTTCAACTACGCCATGCGGGACGACATCGTCCATCTGGACGAATACGCGAAAACGCGTTTTCCCGCATATGGGGATATTTCCTTTGAGCGTATCTGTTCCGAGGTCATGGGCAAAGCGCAGGCGCAGCGGCTTCGCCGCCTGATCGGGTTCAAATTTACCCGGCATCCCTCTATCAACTGGCCGGAGGAACGGCTGGAGGCCATTGAAAAGCATACACAGCTCCGTGTGCGGCAGCTTTTGGGACTGATGCGGCAAAAGAATACGCCGTTTTTGGATCGGTAA
- a CDS encoding DUF4097 family beta strand repeat-containing protein, with the protein MRKWRVGTISMGVLLIATGLILLAGEIQGYNGAGLILRWWPAILIILGAEILVYVFVSREEQPKIKFDGLSIFIVIMIILISSAAYGAGVFLKSDFSGHFLGGMGLYKYETLITRDYEYDAEGVDKLQLQNSYGKVRIEPYTGNKIRIKSSIHIRNNDEEAARKLAEKLIEINAHKTLTISTNDSVLNGGSNYQGSLDYVVKVPKTLKYDIRNEYGSTTLAGLAGEVKIYGESGEVKVDGLGGNLQIKNSFGQTRVDDVAGIVKIESENGEIVYSNTKTVAHNVSLFNKTGGIQVYLPFAQEGTFDVTTENGEINTGGFDTELSITGALHSDPHGPASDRAPTEEPAVAPQDGLRQQIKQTIGTPNPTFTLRTECGSIELKGR; encoded by the coding sequence ATGAGAAAGTGGAGAGTAGGAACCATTTCCATGGGGGTGCTCCTGATTGCCACAGGCCTTATCCTCCTGGCCGGCGAGATTCAGGGGTACAATGGAGCGGGGCTCATCCTGCGCTGGTGGCCGGCAATTCTGATTATCCTCGGGGCGGAGATTCTGGTCTATGTCTTCGTTTCCCGGGAAGAACAACCGAAAATTAAGTTCGACGGCTTGAGCATTTTTATAGTCATCATGATTATTCTGATTAGTTCAGCTGCTTATGGTGCCGGCGTTTTCCTCAAAAGCGATTTTTCCGGACACTTTTTGGGCGGGATGGGCCTCTATAAGTACGAAACGCTGATTACCCGGGATTATGAGTATGATGCCGAAGGCGTCGACAAATTGCAGCTGCAGAACAGCTACGGAAAGGTTCGGATAGAACCTTACACAGGAAATAAAATACGGATCAAGTCTTCGATTCACATCCGCAACAACGACGAAGAAGCCGCCCGAAAGCTGGCGGAGAAACTGATCGAAATCAATGCGCATAAAACGCTGACAATCAGCACGAATGACTCTGTTTTAAATGGCGGCTCCAATTATCAAGGCAGTCTTGATTACGTGGTCAAAGTTCCCAAAACGTTGAAATACGATATCCGTAATGAATACGGAAGTACCACTCTCGCGGGTCTGGCAGGCGAGGTGAAGATTTACGGGGAGTCCGGCGAGGTTAAAGTAGACGGATTGGGCGGTAATTTGCAGATTAAGAACAGCTTTGGCCAGACCAGGGTCGATGATGTCGCCGGTATAGTCAAAATTGAAAGTGAAAACGGTGAAATCGTTTACAGCAATACCAAAACAGTGGCGCACAATGTAAGCCTCTTCAACAAAACGGGCGGTATTCAGGTGTATTTGCCGTTCGCTCAGGAGGGAACATTTGATGTAACCACCGAAAACGGGGAAATCAATACCGGAGGTTTCGATACGGAATTGAGCATTACAGGAGCTCTCCATAGTGACCCGCATGGCCCGGCGTCCGATCGTGCGCCAACGGAGGAGCCTGCAGTTGCACCCCAAGACGGTCTCCGTCAACAGATTAAGCAAACCATCGGTACACCCAACCCGACCTTCACCCTCCGGACAGAATGCGGAAGCATTGAGTTAAAGGGGAGATAA
- a CDS encoding copper amine oxidase N-terminal domain-containing protein, protein MNRFILFAVAVIVFTLANIVPAMAVEPIRVIVDGKDLSFDVSPKLENGRLMVPMRAIFEALDVQVEWDNVTNTIIGENLITKGSNIKLVVGRKTAYINDKAVELDMPAKVIEGRVLVPLRFVAEALGGNVEWTAGSSVVNIDSGFLRTSLGEYRFWLNKSNDELNELFVAVGKSVPKKLTDLNLIIKYRPGDDPRPTLTAEKTSKGNVLLTAINNYGEPHVFNNVHSIYVNLANNTLQKASLHYAFRFEDNIKFYKEQIILTDGKKIIFIDDNTGTISKTINYKELPGEGHQEQDGEEESYFIEGMGENYLIIRPNNSGILTLIDLKNNQNIQLYKKLLGKEEQEFAETNDVPYKGDWLKFIGQKGNLLQFKNENTIIGPDTSIYTYPVPGN, encoded by the coding sequence ATGAACAGGTTTATCCTTTTTGCTGTTGCTGTGATCGTTTTTACACTGGCTAACATTGTTCCTGCTATGGCTGTCGAGCCAATCAGAGTCATTGTGGATGGTAAAGATTTAAGTTTTGATGTTTCGCCCAAGTTGGAAAATGGTCGCCTAATGGTACCAATGCGGGCCATCTTTGAAGCTTTAGACGTACAGGTTGAGTGGGATAATGTTACCAATACGATTATAGGAGAAAATTTAATAACAAAGGGTAGTAATATTAAACTCGTTGTTGGCCGGAAAACTGCTTATATAAATGATAAAGCCGTGGAACTAGATATGCCAGCCAAAGTTATTGAAGGCAGAGTATTAGTACCGCTGAGGTTTGTTGCCGAAGCTTTAGGAGGAAATGTTGAATGGACTGCAGGAAGTAGCGTTGTAAATATTGATAGCGGGTTTTTGCGAACTTCATTAGGCGAATATCGCTTTTGGCTAAACAAATCTAATGACGAACTTAACGAACTGTTTGTTGCTGTTGGCAAATCTGTTCCCAAGAAGCTCACTGACTTGAATCTAATCATAAAATACAGACCAGGCGACGATCCTAGACCAACTTTAACTGCTGAAAAAACGTCGAAAGGTAATGTTTTGTTAACTGCAATAAACAATTATGGCGAACCGCATGTTTTTAATAATGTTCACTCAATATATGTAAATTTAGCCAACAATACTCTACAAAAAGCTAGTTTGCATTATGCTTTTCGGTTTGAAGATAACATTAAGTTCTATAAGGAACAGATCATCCTTACTGACGGTAAAAAAATTATTTTTATAGATGATAACACAGGAACAATAAGCAAAACGATCAATTATAAGGAACTACCGGGAGAAGGACATCAGGAACAAGATGGAGAAGAAGAAAGTTACTTTATAGAAGGAATGGGTGAAAATTACCTTATCATTAGACCCAACAATAGCGGCATATTAACATTGATTGATCTAAAAAACAATCAAAACATTCAATTGTACAAAAAGCTACTGGGAAAAGAAGAACAGGAATTTGCTGAAACCAACGATGTGCCTTACAAGGGAGATTGGCTTAAGTTTATAGGTCAAAAGGGAAATTTGCTGCAATTTAAGAACGAAAATACAATCATTGGACCTGATACATCAATTTACACCTATCCAGTACCAGGTAATTAA
- a CDS encoding zf-HC2 domain-containing protein: MDEHLNNPQCHDSSAWKAYQADRLSDMERLAMEEHILTCESCLEIYLQILEEELQNEDVSGPGPNFTTEIMSRVADGYKKPQYSTLPISRTKLLVSYTLAAGIAMFFWVGGYFDKVSAGLEKGMAKSTQLVETRIEPLPGIIQTGWTFKILDNQQSFFLQKFFEEKEQIYEK, from the coding sequence ATGGATGAACATCTGAATAATCCACAATGCCATGACTCCAGCGCCTGGAAAGCTTATCAGGCGGACAGACTTAGCGATATGGAACGACTGGCGATGGAAGAACATATTCTCACTTGTGAAAGCTGCCTGGAGATCTATCTGCAGATTTTGGAGGAAGAACTGCAAAACGAAGACGTTTCCGGTCCCGGTCCTAATTTTACCACTGAAATAATGAGCCGTGTTGCTGACGGGTACAAGAAACCGCAGTATTCGACGCTCCCAATCTCCAGAACGAAGCTTCTCGTTTCTTATACTCTTGCAGCCGGTATCGCCATGTTTTTCTGGGTGGGCGGCTATTTCGATAAAGTCTCCGCCGGCCTGGAAAAAGGCATGGCCAAATCCACGCAGCTGGTGGAAACAAGAATAGAGCCATTACCGGGCATTATCCAGACAGGATGGACGTTTAAAATATTGGATAATCAACAATCGTTTTTCCTGCAAAAATTCTTCGAAGAAAAGGAGCAGATTTATGAAAAGTAA
- a CDS encoding accessory gene regulator B family protein, which translates to MAGISVHALGRRLGMYVANKTVNPNQAELLGYGAEIILGSILKLVVLFSIAALLKVVYEVSIQAYL; encoded by the coding sequence ATGGCGGGTATTTCAGTACATGCATTAGGACGCAGATTAGGAATGTATGTGGCAAATAAGACAGTCAACCCAAACCAAGCGGAATTGCTGGGATACGGAGCCGAAATTATATTGGGGAGTATTCTTAAACTGGTTGTTCTTTTTTCAATAGCTGCTTTGTTAAAAGTAGTTTATGAAGTATCAATACAAGCTTATTTATGA
- a CDS encoding RNA polymerase sigma factor — protein MKHETTVRRILDGDQDAFRLLINEYKNLVYAICFNAVHDPFEAENLAQETFLQVYKSLPKYEFRGLKTWISRIALNKSIDYKRKLLAKKNRETISLADIELVADESTPVQDIIIREEERLLLAEALSRIPEHYAAVLRKNYLANRSPRQIAEEENISIRTVETRLYRGKKILREQFEELSKNG, from the coding sequence ATAAAGCACGAGACAACCGTCCGCAGGATTTTAGATGGCGACCAAGACGCTTTTCGCCTTCTGATAAACGAATATAAAAATCTTGTCTACGCCATCTGCTTCAATGCGGTGCACGATCCGTTCGAAGCGGAAAACCTCGCGCAGGAAACGTTTCTCCAGGTCTACAAATCCCTCCCGAAATACGAATTCCGAGGTCTTAAGACGTGGATCAGCAGGATTGCGCTAAATAAATCAATTGATTATAAACGAAAACTTTTGGCCAAGAAAAACCGTGAAACTATTTCCCTTGCCGATATCGAACTGGTAGCCGACGAAAGTACGCCGGTTCAGGACATCATCATCCGGGAAGAGGAAAGATTGTTGCTGGCGGAAGCCTTGAGCCGAATTCCGGAACACTATGCGGCAGTACTAAGGAAGAATTATCTGGCGAACAGAAGCCCCAGGCAGATCGCGGAAGAAGAAAACATCAGTATTCGTACAGTGGAAACCAGGCTTTACCGCGGGAAAAAAATCCTGCGAGAACAGTTTGAGGAGTTGAGCAAGAATGGATGA